A genomic stretch from Erysipelothrix sp. HDW6C includes:
- the mnmE gene encoding tRNA uridine-5-carboxymethylaminomethyl(34) synthesis GTPase MnmE, producing MITDTIVAIITALQESAISVIRLSGVEAIDFANTLFSRDLQTVPSHTVQYGHIIDPITHKPVDEVLVSVFRAPRTYTREDVVEISCHGGVLVTRKILELCLSVGARHAEPGEFTQRAFLNGRIDLSQAESVMELIQAPNEFAQELAISGVQGSVKQLIEPLLEKLIQIIANIEVNIDYPEYDDVQVLTEAIIMPLAKEFEADLAKILRESKSGRIMKEGVKTVILGKPNVGKSSILNVLLDEEKAIVTDIAGTTRDLVEGWIRLENVALHLVDTAGLRDTGDIIEQIGIEKSRQALESAELVIVVFDASQTRDQEDRDLLEATQNKERIIVYNKRDLSEAIADDGVSVSALTGDVQALRDAINTRYVEHTQALEKPTLSNRRHIAAVQKSYLAMQRAIEALEFGMELDLVTIDLNESYVELASVIMPREDVNVLDEIFARFCLGK from the coding sequence ATGATAACAGACACAATAGTAGCAATAATAACAGCACTTCAAGAAAGTGCAATATCCGTCATAAGACTCAGTGGTGTGGAAGCAATTGATTTTGCGAACACACTCTTTTCTCGTGACTTGCAAACAGTTCCCTCACATACCGTTCAATACGGTCATATCATTGATCCAATTACACACAAACCGGTAGATGAAGTACTTGTAAGCGTATTTCGTGCGCCACGTACATATACCCGTGAAGATGTCGTTGAAATCAGCTGTCACGGTGGGGTTCTTGTAACGCGTAAGATTCTTGAACTCTGCTTATCCGTAGGTGCTCGTCATGCCGAGCCAGGTGAGTTTACGCAACGCGCATTTTTAAATGGTCGTATTGACTTGTCGCAAGCGGAATCTGTGATGGAATTAATCCAAGCACCGAATGAATTTGCGCAAGAACTTGCCATCTCTGGTGTCCAAGGCAGTGTAAAGCAACTCATTGAACCCTTACTTGAGAAACTCATTCAAATCATTGCCAATATTGAAGTCAATATTGATTATCCAGAATACGATGATGTTCAAGTTCTAACCGAAGCCATCATTATGCCATTAGCGAAAGAATTTGAAGCAGACCTTGCGAAAATTTTACGTGAATCAAAAAGTGGTCGAATTATGAAGGAAGGCGTTAAAACCGTCATTCTTGGAAAACCGAATGTAGGAAAATCGAGCATTCTCAATGTGCTTTTGGATGAAGAAAAAGCGATTGTCACTGATATAGCAGGAACGACTCGAGATCTGGTCGAAGGGTGGATTCGCCTTGAGAACGTTGCCCTACACCTTGTAGATACTGCCGGCCTTCGTGATACGGGTGACATTATCGAACAAATCGGCATTGAAAAAAGCCGACAGGCTTTGGAAAGTGCTGAACTTGTGATTGTAGTATTTGATGCATCGCAAACGCGCGATCAGGAAGATCGCGACTTACTTGAAGCAACACAAAATAAGGAACGTATTATCGTATATAACAAGCGTGATTTATCAGAAGCAATTGCGGATGATGGTGTATCGGTCAGTGCACTGACTGGAGATGTCCAAGCGCTTAGAGATGCAATTAACACACGTTATGTTGAACACACACAAGCACTCGAAAAACCAACACTCTCCAACAGACGCCACATCGCAGCAGTTCAAAAGAGTTATTTGGCAATGCAGCGCGCCATTGAAGCATTGGAGTTTGGAATGGAACTTGACCTTGTGACAATTGATCTCAATGAATCCTATGTTGAATTGGCATCGGTGATCATGCCGCGCGAAGATGTGAATGTTTTAGATGAAATTTTTGCCCGCTTCTGTTTAGGGAAATAA
- a CDS encoding Sir2 family NAD-dependent protein deacetylase produces MIVAFTGAGISKASGIQTFMETPEVRDQLYRSFALNHPDQYKETVRGLVDVISKAKPNDAHRALADYNIPVITMNIDRLHEQAGSETVIALHGVLPEMEELEYADQLFNKPVLYGDPAPNYQKAINRILKMETGDTLLVIGASRYTQIAVQLREIAYSKGARIVEVQENAEVEVRKILEKIMNKS; encoded by the coding sequence ATGATTGTCGCTTTTACAGGTGCTGGAATTAGCAAAGCATCGGGAATTCAAACATTTATGGAAACACCAGAGGTACGTGATCAATTATACCGATCATTTGCGCTCAATCATCCCGATCAATATAAGGAAACTGTACGGGGGTTGGTGGATGTTATTTCAAAAGCAAAACCCAATGATGCCCATCGTGCCTTGGCAGACTACAACATACCAGTGATTACCATGAACATCGACCGACTTCATGAGCAAGCGGGTTCAGAAACAGTCATTGCATTGCATGGTGTATTACCGGAGATGGAAGAATTAGAATACGCCGACCAATTGTTCAATAAACCGGTGCTTTATGGTGATCCCGCACCCAACTATCAAAAAGCAATCAATCGCATCCTTAAAATGGAGACAGGTGATACCCTTCTTGTAATTGGAGCATCGCGATATACGCAAATCGCCGTCCAGTTGCGTGAGATAGCCTATAGCAAAGGTGCAAGGATTGTCGAAGTACAAGAAAATGCAGAAGTAGAAGTGCGCAAAATATTAGAAAAGATCATGAACAAATCTTAA
- a CDS encoding methionine ABC transporter ATP-binding protein: protein MIEFRNVSKEFTTNHGNLYAVRDVSFKVEAGEIFGVIGYSGAGKSTLVRCINLLEKPSSGDVVIDGVVMNDLSERDLRDHRRKIGMIFQQFNLMASRTVFDNVALSLVNSKMTKHEIHDKVTLLLDLVGIQDKAHAYPSQLSGGQKQRVAIARALANDPKILLCDEATSALDPQTTTTILKLLKEVNEKLGITIVIITHEMSVIKDICDRVAVMEAGQVKELTDVVSIFSKPQAQISKDFVNNTTNMNELSETLTTNPGILNLKEGQVLLRIDFYGESTKDSVISYISRTFEVNASIVFANIEVVKEDIIGSMVIILSGERKAEALAYLNTIDVKVEVY from the coding sequence ATGATCGAGTTTAGAAACGTATCAAAAGAATTCACAACCAATCACGGCAATCTCTACGCTGTACGTGATGTGTCATTTAAGGTTGAAGCTGGAGAGATTTTTGGTGTTATTGGCTACAGTGGTGCCGGAAAGAGCACACTTGTCCGCTGTATCAATTTGCTTGAAAAACCCAGTTCTGGGGACGTCGTGATTGATGGTGTTGTCATGAACGATTTAAGTGAGCGCGATCTGCGCGATCATCGTCGCAAAATTGGAATGATTTTCCAACAATTCAATCTTATGGCATCACGAACTGTTTTCGACAATGTTGCCCTGTCACTCGTAAACTCAAAAATGACAAAGCACGAAATCCACGATAAAGTGACCCTACTCTTAGACCTTGTCGGTATCCAAGATAAAGCACACGCTTATCCATCACAACTTTCCGGTGGTCAGAAGCAACGTGTCGCGATTGCACGCGCACTTGCAAATGATCCAAAGATTCTTTTATGTGATGAAGCGACCAGTGCCCTTGACCCACAAACGACAACCACCATTCTTAAATTGCTCAAAGAAGTTAATGAGAAACTTGGAATCACCATTGTCATCATTACACACGAGATGAGCGTCATCAAAGATATCTGTGATCGCGTTGCCGTCATGGAAGCAGGTCAAGTTAAAGAGTTGACCGATGTTGTTTCAATCTTCTCCAAACCTCAGGCACAAATTTCAAAGGATTTCGTAAATAATACCACGAATATGAATGAACTCAGTGAGACCCTTACTACAAACCCTGGTATTTTAAACCTCAAAGAAGGGCAGGTACTCCTTCGCATTGATTTCTATGGTGAAAGTACAAAGGATTCCGTGATTTCTTATATCAGTCGTACATTTGAAGTTAATGCATCCATTGTATTTGCAAATATCGAAGTCGTAAAAGAAGATATTATCGGTTCAATGGTTATCATCCTTTCTGGCGAGCGCAAGGCAGAAGCCTTGGCTTATCTGAACACCATCGATGTGAAAGTAGAGGTGTATTAA
- a CDS encoding Sir2 family NAD-dependent protein deacetylase, giving the protein MIIALTGAGISKASGLNTFDEMPGIRQKLNREYLEKHPEDFRASVAAMGDVFSNARPNDAHLALAEYNIPVITMNVDGLHEQAGSHPINLHGTVPTQEEREKGLNLENRPVLYGEQAPNYPKGIALVQQLKTGDVLLVIGASEYTVISNDIRKIAANNGASVIEIQKNAEINTRKVLENLIKGGSQ; this is encoded by the coding sequence ATGATAATAGCATTAACTGGAGCAGGGATCAGCAAAGCATCCGGACTGAATACATTTGATGAAATGCCAGGTATCCGACAAAAGCTAAATCGAGAGTATCTCGAAAAACATCCGGAGGATTTTCGTGCATCCGTAGCAGCAATGGGTGATGTGTTTTCAAATGCACGTCCTAATGACGCCCATCTGGCGTTGGCGGAATACAATATTCCTGTTATAACCATGAATGTGGATGGATTGCATGAACAAGCTGGAAGCCATCCCATTAATTTACATGGTACAGTGCCAACTCAAGAAGAACGTGAAAAAGGACTTAATCTTGAAAATCGACCCGTACTCTATGGCGAGCAGGCACCTAATTATCCAAAAGGAATTGCCTTAGTGCAACAACTCAAAACTGGAGATGTTTTATTGGTAATTGGTGCTTCGGAGTATACGGTCATTTCCAATGACATTCGTAAGATTGCTGCAAACAATGGAGCAAGCGTTATCGAAATACAAAAGAACGCTGAAATCAATACGCGAAAGGTACTCGAGAATTTAATTAAAGGAGGCAGTCAATGA
- a CDS encoding TatD family hydrolase, with protein MNYHWIDSHAHIASEGLFENFDTIVANAKEHGVTKINIICGTPTEVENALSKVNGDAMFDLSIGVHPTEIRELTETDIKALEHFYTHPQVVCVGEIGLDYYWDDSYKNLQEAMFIHQIELANAFDLPIAVHLRNEKDGDSAVKDALRILKEHPVNKRGVIHCYTDTVENAKQFLDMGYYLGFGGITTFKNGQNVRDVLEIMPIDRILIETDSPFLAPVPMRGKRNEPAYVSYVGKHMNNHFGKDMREQLAQNYQQLFIKSKI; from the coding sequence ATGAACTATCATTGGATTGACTCCCATGCGCATATTGCAAGCGAAGGTCTTTTTGAAAACTTTGATACGATTGTTGCAAATGCAAAAGAACATGGCGTTACAAAAATAAATATTATTTGTGGAACACCTACAGAAGTAGAAAATGCGTTATCAAAAGTGAATGGTGATGCAATGTTTGACCTATCTATTGGTGTCCATCCAACAGAAATACGCGAACTGACTGAAACAGATATCAAGGCGTTAGAACATTTTTATACACATCCGCAAGTCGTATGTGTTGGTGAAATCGGCTTGGATTATTACTGGGATGACAGTTACAAGAACCTTCAGGAAGCCATGTTTATTCATCAAATTGAACTTGCAAATGCATTTGACTTACCGATTGCTGTGCATTTGCGTAATGAGAAAGATGGCGATTCGGCGGTTAAAGATGCGCTGCGAATTCTAAAAGAACATCCCGTTAACAAACGTGGTGTCATTCATTGCTATACAGATACAGTCGAAAACGCAAAGCAGTTTCTAGATATGGGTTACTATCTTGGATTTGGTGGTATCACAACATTCAAAAATGGCCAAAACGTCCGTGATGTCTTGGAAATCATGCCGATTGATCGGATTCTAATTGAGACAGATTCGCCGTTTCTTGCCCCGGTTCCGATGCGAGGAAAACGGAATGAACCAGCTTATGTATCATATGTTGGAAAGCACATGAACAATCACTTTGGTAAGGATATGCGCGAACAACTCGCGCAGAATTACCAACAACTTTTCATAAAAAGCAAAATATAA
- a CDS encoding methionine ABC transporter permease → MILVVTRKGNILENRLVYNTIDALTNFFRAIPFVILIAMLLNVTRFISGVPYGVEGVIFPLIVGCTPFFIRQVDLALSELDSGLIEAAQAIGLSPLQIIFKVYLKESVPSIVRSIAITLISLLGLTASGAVVGGGGLASFVIRYGHGRSMTDITVASVIVILLIVLVIQLVCNTIIKKTSH, encoded by the coding sequence GTGATTCTTGTTGTCACCCGTAAAGGAAATATTCTCGAAAATCGTTTGGTCTACAATACGATTGATGCACTCACAAATTTCTTCAGAGCCATTCCGTTTGTTATCTTGATAGCGATGCTTCTGAATGTAACACGCTTTATTTCCGGAGTCCCCTATGGCGTCGAAGGCGTTATCTTTCCACTCATCGTTGGTTGTACACCCTTCTTCATTCGTCAAGTCGATCTGGCGCTTTCTGAACTGGATAGTGGACTTATCGAAGCTGCACAAGCCATTGGTCTTTCACCCCTTCAGATTATTTTTAAGGTCTATTTGAAAGAAAGTGTTCCTTCAATTGTGCGATCCATCGCAATTACTTTAATAAGCCTTCTTGGTCTTACTGCATCTGGTGCTGTTGTCGGTGGTGGTGGCTTGGCATCGTTTGTCATTCGTTACGGCCACGGTCGTTCAATGACCGATATTACCGTTGCCAGTGTCATTGTCATCTTACTCATCGTTTTGGTTATTCAACTGGTCTGCAACACCATCATTAAAAAAACATCACATTAA
- a CDS encoding HAD family hydrolase yields the protein MYKNFIFDMGNVLLDFSPDYILSQFTHDPKEIESLKYGIFAGEGWKQLDNGDTTLEEIITDALKKVSPEQQAVAERVMREWQNYMPERAEMVKIVHQLKDAGHGVYLCSNAAANFRDYFNNYDVFNHFDDLVISGEIHMSKPDRGIYEHVLTKNKLDPETCLFIDDSQANIVGAKKCGIAGYHFNGNAALFDRYLRAIGVY from the coding sequence ATGTATAAAAACTTTATCTTTGATATGGGTAATGTCCTATTAGACTTCAGCCCGGACTATATACTATCGCAATTTACCCACGATCCAAAAGAAATCGAATCCTTGAAATATGGCATTTTTGCAGGTGAAGGATGGAAGCAATTGGATAATGGCGATACAACACTCGAAGAAATTATTACTGATGCACTAAAAAAAGTATCTCCCGAACAGCAAGCAGTCGCTGAACGCGTGATGCGCGAGTGGCAAAATTACATGCCAGAACGTGCGGAGATGGTAAAAATTGTTCACCAACTCAAAGATGCAGGCCATGGCGTGTACCTTTGCTCGAATGCTGCAGCAAACTTCCGTGACTACTTCAACAATTATGATGTCTTCAATCACTTTGATGACCTTGTTATCTCTGGCGAAATTCACATGTCGAAACCCGACCGTGGCATTTATGAACATGTCCTTACAAAAAACAAACTCGATCCAGAGACCTGTCTCTTTATCGACGACTCACAGGCAAACATTGTGGGTGCAAAGAAATGTGGAATTGCGGGTTACCATTTCAATGGTAACGCAGCGCTATTTGATCGTTATCTACGCGCAATTGGTGTCTATTAA